A DNA window from Streptomyces bacillaris contains the following coding sequences:
- a CDS encoding bifunctional aspartate transaminase/aspartate 4-decarboxylase: MPKTKLSREEIRSFARLSPFELKDKFIQIATEAQSDKPGQKGKTTRAMLNAGRGNPNWTATGPREAYHALGYFAIGESRRVWTADNLGGMPEEAGCAERFERFVRTHPELPGIELLKASVDLAVKRFGFDRDAFVHELADASIGDNYPVPDRILRHTEEIVRGYLADEMFDHRPPEGQTLSLFATEGGTAAMCYIFDSLMRNGILAKGDRIALMVPVFTPYLEIPELDTYGFDVVHVEANLFTETGVRQWRYPEEEIAKLADPSVKLVCCVNPSNPPSLALSSRVSEQIVSIVGERNPNLIIVTDDVYGTFVEGFRSLAADLPRNTLLVYSYSKHYGATGWRLGVIALHDDNVIDSLLKEQGAEQKERLNRRYGTLSLEPEKMRFIDRMVADSRQVALNHTAGLSLPQQVMMALFSLFDMLDEGQEYKHRIRAIVRQRLELLLEGVHMKVSEDPKRAAYYIELDLLAEAERVHGKPFAGFLEANYEPVDPLFRLAEQTSVVLLNGGGFDGPEWSVRVSLANLDDLDYLKIGHHLRAIFDEYAQEWRAGAAR; encoded by the coding sequence ATGCCCAAGACCAAGCTCAGCCGGGAAGAGATCCGGTCCTTCGCCCGGCTCTCCCCCTTCGAGCTGAAGGACAAGTTCATCCAGATCGCGACGGAAGCGCAGAGCGACAAGCCGGGGCAGAAGGGGAAGACGACCCGGGCCATGCTCAACGCGGGCCGGGGCAACCCCAATTGGACCGCGACCGGCCCCCGCGAGGCGTACCACGCGCTCGGCTACTTCGCGATCGGTGAGTCCCGCCGGGTCTGGACGGCGGACAACCTGGGCGGGATGCCGGAGGAGGCGGGGTGCGCGGAGCGGTTCGAGCGCTTCGTCCGTACGCATCCGGAGCTGCCGGGCATCGAGCTGCTGAAGGCGAGCGTGGACCTGGCGGTGAAGCGGTTCGGCTTCGACCGGGACGCGTTCGTGCACGAGCTGGCGGACGCCTCGATCGGGGACAACTACCCGGTGCCGGACCGGATCCTGCGCCACACCGAGGAGATCGTGCGCGGCTATCTCGCGGACGAGATGTTCGACCACCGGCCGCCGGAGGGGCAGACGCTGAGCCTGTTCGCCACCGAGGGCGGCACGGCGGCGATGTGCTACATCTTCGACTCGCTGATGAGGAACGGGATCCTGGCGAAGGGCGACCGGATCGCCCTGATGGTCCCGGTGTTCACCCCGTACCTGGAGATCCCCGAACTCGACACCTACGGCTTCGACGTGGTCCATGTGGAGGCGAACCTCTTCACGGAGACCGGGGTGCGGCAGTGGCGCTATCCGGAGGAGGAGATCGCCAAGCTGGCGGACCCTTCGGTGAAGCTGGTCTGCTGCGTCAATCCGAGCAACCCGCCTTCGCTGGCGCTCTCTTCGCGGGTGAGCGAGCAGATCGTCTCCATCGTCGGTGAGCGGAACCCGAATCTGATCATCGTGACCGACGACGTGTACGGGACCTTCGTCGAGGGCTTCCGCTCGCTCGCCGCCGACCTGCCGCGCAACACCCTGCTCGTCTACTCCTACTCCAAGCACTACGGGGCGACCGGCTGGCGGCTCGGGGTGATCGCGCTGCACGACGACAACGTGATCGACTCGCTGCTGAAGGAGCAGGGAGCGGAGCAGAAGGAGCGGCTCAACAGGCGTTACGGAACACTGTCGTTGGAGCCGGAGAAGATGCGGTTCATCGACCGGATGGTGGCGGACTCGCGGCAGGTGGCGCTCAACCACACGGCGGGGCTCTCGCTCCCCCAGCAGGTGATGATGGCGCTCTTCTCGCTCTTCGACATGCTCGACGAGGGCCAGGAGTACAAGCACCGCATCCGGGCCATCGTGCGGCAGCGGCTCGAACTCCTGCTGGAGGGCGTGCACATGAAGGTCTCGGAGGACCCGAAGCGGGCCGCGTACTACATCGAGCTGGATCTGCTGGCCGAGGCGGAGCGCGTCCACGGGAAGCCGTTCGCGGGCTTCCTGGAGGCCAACTACGAGCCGGTGGACCCGCTGTTCCGGCTGGCCGAGCAGACGTCGGTGGTCCTGCTGAACGGGGGCGGGTTCGACGGGCCCGAGTGGTCGGTGCGGGTGTCGCTGGCCAACCTGGACGACCTGGACTACCTGAAGATCGGCCACCATCTGCGGGCGATCTTCGACGAGTACGCGCAGGAGTGGCGGGCCGGGGCCGCCCGGTAG
- the aspT gene encoding aspartate-alanine antiporter, whose amino-acid sequence MGVLRDHPELALFFCLAAGYLVGKLRVGPITLGGICGTLIVSLLIGTRHVSVDDDVKTVFFALFIFSLGYMAGPQFFANLNRRSLRFFTLCLIELVCVLGIAYGLAKAFDLDVGTAAGILAGAATESAVVGTATEAIGKLSDLTSEQITQYQGHVATAYTVCYLFGLITIVLFTSQIMPMLLRINLADASRELWEKMRGGHSGLEADEREALPGTVGRTYLVTRADGRTVGELESALGGHITVEGVKRGSKLLTPSPELELTLSDLVQIVGRRSAIIEAGREIGPETPAVPGLDTPLATSQVAVTEKATAGASIDRLEKRHPEFREDGVYITDVLRNDQHLPASAETVLQRGDVLTLVGARGGLNRLVAKIGAVVKNDSTDFVYIGFGIVAGSLLGQIVVKLGDVPMSLGTGGGCLISGLVFGWFRSRKQTFGAFPPQAATTLKDMGLAVFIACTGLAAGPQAWPLLKEYGALLPFAGIAMVLVPATISLVVGRKLLKIEKPLLIGAIAGQQCSTPAITSITQVAQSSVPLLGYTITYTLSNFLLPLTGPILVGVLGA is encoded by the coding sequence ATGGGCGTTCTGCGTGACCATCCCGAACTGGCCCTCTTCTTCTGTCTCGCGGCCGGCTATCTGGTCGGCAAGCTCCGCGTCGGCCCGATCACGCTGGGCGGCATCTGCGGCACGCTGATCGTGTCGCTGCTGATCGGCACCCGGCACGTCAGCGTCGACGACGACGTCAAGACCGTCTTCTTCGCGCTCTTCATCTTCTCGCTCGGCTATATGGCAGGACCGCAGTTCTTCGCCAACCTCAACCGCAGGAGCCTGCGCTTCTTCACGCTCTGTCTGATCGAACTGGTCTGCGTCCTCGGGATCGCCTACGGGCTCGCCAAGGCCTTCGACCTGGACGTCGGTACGGCGGCCGGGATCCTCGCCGGGGCGGCCACCGAGTCCGCCGTCGTGGGAACGGCCACCGAGGCGATCGGCAAGCTCAGCGACCTGACCTCCGAGCAGATCACCCAGTACCAGGGGCACGTGGCGACCGCCTACACCGTCTGCTACCTGTTCGGTCTGATCACCATCGTCCTCTTCACCAGCCAGATCATGCCGATGCTGCTGCGCATCAACCTGGCCGACGCCTCCCGTGAGCTGTGGGAGAAGATGCGCGGCGGCCACTCCGGTCTGGAGGCCGACGAGCGCGAGGCGCTGCCCGGCACGGTCGGCCGCACCTATCTGGTGACCCGCGCCGACGGACGTACGGTCGGGGAGCTGGAGAGCGCGCTCGGCGGGCACATCACGGTCGAGGGGGTCAAGCGCGGCAGCAAGCTGCTGACGCCCTCCCCCGAGCTGGAGCTGACCCTCAGCGACCTGGTCCAGATCGTCGGCCGGCGCTCCGCGATCATCGAGGCGGGCCGGGAGATCGGCCCGGAGACCCCTGCCGTCCCGGGGCTCGACACCCCGCTCGCCACCAGCCAGGTCGCCGTCACCGAGAAGGCCACCGCCGGGGCGAGCATCGACCGGCTGGAGAAGCGGCACCCGGAGTTCCGCGAGGACGGGGTCTACATCACCGACGTCCTCCGCAACGACCAGCACCTCCCCGCCAGCGCCGAGACCGTCCTCCAGCGGGGCGACGTCCTCACCCTGGTCGGCGCCCGGGGCGGGCTGAACCGGCTGGTCGCCAAGATCGGCGCGGTGGTGAAGAACGACTCCACCGACTTCGTCTACATCGGCTTCGGCATCGTCGCGGGCTCCCTGCTCGGCCAGATCGTGGTCAAGCTGGGCGATGTCCCGATGTCGCTCGGCACCGGCGGCGGCTGTCTGATCTCCGGCCTGGTCTTCGGCTGGTTCCGCTCCCGCAAGCAGACCTTCGGCGCCTTCCCGCCGCAGGCCGCGACCACGCTCAAGGACATGGGCCTGGCCGTCTTCATCGCCTGTACGGGACTGGCGGCGGGCCCGCAGGCCTGGCCGCTGCTCAAGGAGTACGGGGCGCTGCTGCCGTTCGCCGGGATCGCCATGGTCCTGGTGCCCGCGACGATCTCCCTGGTCGTCGGGCGGAAGCTGCTGAAGATCGAGAAACCGCTGCTGATCGGTGCCATCGCCGGACAGCAGTGCTCGACCCCGGCGATCACCTCCATCACCCAGGTGGCCCAGAGCTCCGTCCCGCTGCTCGGCTACACGATCACGTACACGCTCTCCAACTTCCTGCTGCCGCTGACCGGGCCGATCCTCGTCGGCGTCCTGGGGGCCTGA
- a CDS encoding ABC transporter substrate-binding protein: MRITRSVAGRRRRTAIVATTGLTVTALLLTGCGGSSDSGSKGADADGNITLTVADFGQFGYKEAGLFEKYHELNPKITVKEDTTAEEKNYYPKLLQQLNSGSGLADVQGIEVGRIKEIVDTKADSFTDLSKVIDVDQWVSWKAKQATAPSGAVIGAGTDIGPMSLCYNRELFEKAGLPTDRAEVAKRMSGGWEDYLALGEEYKKKAPEGTFFMDSASAMFNAVVSSSPEQYYDASGKPVYKESASVRKGWNLAAEAASKKLTQGLAQFEDQWQAALRKSTVATVVCPAWMAGQISTYAGDANQGKWDITTAPGGTSANWGGSFLAVPKSGKNVEEATKLVKWLTAPEQQAAVFKAIGVFPSNQGAYELPDVKSATLPYFNNAPIGQIYADGAKSIPEAVLGPKDGVIKDSISTQINNMEQRGTKPDAAWDAAVRTVDKAIG; encoded by the coding sequence ATGCGCATCACCCGCAGCGTCGCCGGCCGGCGCCGGAGAACCGCGATCGTGGCCACCACCGGTCTGACGGTCACCGCCTTGCTGCTCACCGGCTGCGGCGGCTCGTCCGACTCCGGCAGCAAGGGCGCCGACGCCGACGGCAACATCACGCTGACCGTGGCCGACTTCGGCCAGTTCGGGTACAAGGAGGCCGGGCTCTTCGAGAAGTACCACGAGCTGAACCCGAAGATCACGGTCAAGGAGGACACCACCGCCGAGGAGAAGAACTACTACCCGAAGCTGCTCCAGCAGCTGAACTCGGGCAGTGGCCTCGCGGACGTCCAGGGCATCGAGGTCGGCCGGATCAAGGAGATCGTCGACACCAAGGCCGACTCCTTCACCGACCTCTCCAAGGTGATCGACGTCGACCAGTGGGTCTCCTGGAAGGCCAAGCAGGCCACCGCCCCCAGCGGCGCGGTGATCGGCGCGGGCACCGACATCGGCCCCATGTCCCTCTGCTACAACCGCGAGCTGTTCGAGAAGGCCGGTCTGCCCACCGACCGCGCCGAGGTGGCGAAGCGGATGTCCGGCGGCTGGGAGGACTACCTGGCGCTGGGCGAGGAGTACAAGAAGAAGGCGCCCGAGGGCACGTTCTTCATGGACTCCGCCAGCGCCATGTTCAACGCGGTCGTCAGCTCCAGCCCCGAGCAGTACTACGACGCGAGCGGCAAGCCGGTCTACAAGGAGAGCGCGAGCGTCCGGAAGGGCTGGAACCTCGCCGCCGAGGCCGCGTCCAAGAAGCTGACGCAGGGCCTGGCCCAGTTCGAGGACCAGTGGCAGGCGGCCCTGCGCAAGAGCACCGTCGCCACCGTCGTCTGCCCCGCCTGGATGGCCGGCCAGATCTCCACGTACGCCGGTGACGCCAACCAGGGCAAGTGGGACATCACCACCGCCCCCGGCGGCACCTCCGCCAACTGGGGCGGCTCCTTCCTCGCCGTACCCAAGTCCGGGAAGAACGTGGAGGAGGCCACCAAGCTGGTCAAGTGGCTGACCGCGCCCGAGCAGCAGGCCGCCGTCTTCAAGGCGATCGGGGTCTTCCCGTCCAACCAGGGTGCCTACGAGCTGCCGGACGTGAAGAGCGCCACCCTCCCGTACTTCAACAACGCCCCCATCGGCCAGATCTACGCGGACGGGGCGAAGTCCATCCCCGAGGCGGTGCTCGGCCCGAAGGACGGCGTGATCAAGGACTCGATCTCCACGCAGATCAACAACATGGAGCAGCGCGGGACGAAGCCGGACGCGGCGTGGGACGCGGCGGTCCGCACGGTCGACAAGGCGATCGGCTGA